In Elusimicrobiota bacterium, one DNA window encodes the following:
- a CDS encoding F0F1 ATP synthase subunit epsilon: MVSRISVSIVTPERPTWEGEVDSLVLPAFEGQLGILPGHAPLLAELTPGTVVMRDGAETKLLAVSGGFVEVHGGRVSVFAETAEMADEIDAERARQAAERARAKIKSTPAEKLDAQAVAALERALARLRAQELAARRGFQRGSPPNTPPAQ; the protein is encoded by the coding sequence ATGGTCTCCCGCATTTCCGTCAGCATCGTCACGCCCGAGCGGCCCACCTGGGAGGGGGAAGTGGACTCCCTGGTCCTGCCGGCCTTTGAGGGGCAGTTGGGCATACTGCCCGGCCACGCGCCCCTGCTGGCCGAGCTGACCCCGGGCACCGTGGTCATGCGGGACGGCGCGGAAACAAAGCTTTTGGCGGTGTCCGGCGGTTTCGTGGAGGTTCACGGCGGCCGGGTGTCCGTTTTTGCGGAGACCGCCGAAATGGCCGACGAAATTGACGCGGAACGGGCCCGACAGGCGGCCGAACGCGCCCGGGCCAAAATCAAGTCCACCCCGGCCGAGAAGTTAGACGCCCAAGCCGTCGCGGCTTTGGAGCGGGCCTTGGCCCGTCTCAGGGCTCAGGAATTGGCCGCGCGACGCGGATTTCAGCGCGGATCTCCTCCCAACACGCCCCCCGCCCAATAA
- the atpD gene encoding F0F1 ATP synthase subunit beta translates to MSTGKVVQVIGPVVDMEFPAGQLPAIHNAVKIDVEAAGGEPRVLTAEVAQHLGDNTVRAVTLGPTDGLRRGMAAVDSGAPILVPVGPACLGRLMDVLGEPKDYRGPIEAKEKFPIHRPTPAFTDQETTPQIFETGIKVIDLLEPYMKGGKVGLFGGAGVGKTVVIMELINNVAKQHGGVSVFGGVGERTREGNDLWLEMQQSKLSGGESVLSKTVLVYGQMNEPPGSRLRVALTALTQAEYFRDKAGQDVLLFIDNIFRFTQAGSEVSALLGRMPSAVGYQPTLSTEMGELQERITSTKKGSVTSVQAIYVPADDLTDPAPATAFAHLDATTVLSRQIAELGIYPAVDPLDSTSRILDPKIVGQEHYDTARAVQRVLQRYRDLQDIIAILGIDELSEEDKLLVGRARKIQKFLSQPFHVAEQFTGIPGRYVTLKDTIRGFRELVDGKWDHLPEQAFFMVGGIEEAAEKAKGLTQ, encoded by the coding sequence ATGAGTACGGGAAAAGTCGTACAAGTCATCGGTCCGGTGGTGGACATGGAGTTCCCCGCGGGCCAACTGCCGGCGATTCACAACGCCGTTAAAATCGACGTGGAAGCGGCCGGCGGGGAACCCCGCGTTTTGACCGCCGAAGTGGCCCAGCATTTGGGCGACAACACCGTGCGCGCCGTCACCCTGGGCCCCACCGACGGCCTCCGGCGCGGCATGGCGGCCGTGGACTCCGGCGCCCCCATTTTGGTGCCCGTGGGCCCGGCGTGCCTCGGACGCCTCATGGACGTGCTGGGGGAACCCAAGGACTACCGCGGCCCCATCGAGGCCAAGGAAAAATTCCCCATTCACCGCCCCACCCCGGCCTTCACGGACCAAGAAACCACCCCCCAAATCTTCGAAACGGGCATCAAGGTCATCGATCTTCTCGAGCCCTACATGAAGGGCGGCAAAGTGGGCCTCTTCGGCGGCGCCGGTGTGGGAAAAACCGTCGTCATCATGGAGCTCATCAACAACGTGGCCAAGCAGCACGGCGGCGTCTCCGTTTTCGGCGGCGTGGGCGAACGAACCCGCGAAGGGAACGATCTCTGGTTGGAAATGCAGCAGTCCAAGCTCTCCGGCGGGGAAAGCGTGTTGTCCAAAACCGTTCTGGTTTACGGTCAAATGAACGAACCCCCCGGGTCCCGACTCCGGGTGGCCTTGACCGCTTTGACCCAGGCCGAATATTTCCGCGACAAAGCGGGTCAGGACGTGCTGCTCTTCATCGACAACATTTTCCGTTTTACCCAGGCCGGGTCCGAAGTGTCTGCCCTCCTGGGTCGGATGCCCTCGGCCGTGGGTTACCAGCCCACCCTGTCGACGGAAATGGGGGAACTCCAGGAGCGCATCACCTCCACCAAGAAAGGGTCCGTCACCTCCGTCCAGGCCATCTACGTGCCCGCCGACGACTTGACCGACCCGGCGCCGGCCACGGCCTTCGCCCACTTGGACGCCACCACCGTTCTTTCCCGACAAATCGCGGAACTCGGCATCTACCCCGCCGTGGACCCGCTGGATTCCACCAGCCGCATTCTGGACCCCAAGATCGTCGGCCAGGAACACTACGACACGGCCCGGGCCGTGCAGCGCGTGTTGCAGCGCTACCGGGACTTGCAGGACATCATCGCGATTTTGGGCATCGACGAATTGTCGGAAGAGGACAAATTGTTGGTGGGCCGAGCCCGGAAGATCCAAAAATTCCTGTCCCAGCCCTTCCACGTGGCCGAGCAGTTCACCGGCATTCCCGGCCGCTACGTGACTCTCAAAGACACCATCCGAGGGTTCCGCGAATTGGTGGACGGCAAGTGGGACCACTTGCCGGAACAGGCGTTTTTTATGGTCGGCGGCATTGAAGAAGCGGCGGAAAAGGCCAAAGGCCTGACCCAGTAG
- a CDS encoding response regulator transcription factor, whose product MEKTDVVQKKILVIENDLEEAARLAGACQGVGFDVRVESDRGQAALRAFEWRPDVIALDLEAPGLDGREVIRQLQSRPQTSRIPVLVLSGGGVPIELLTGEKDRFIQKPRVLEGVVDSLRRLTSERPR is encoded by the coding sequence ATGGAAAAGACCGACGTCGTCCAAAAGAAAATTCTCGTCATCGAGAACGACCTGGAGGAGGCCGCCCGGTTGGCGGGGGCTTGCCAAGGGGTGGGGTTTGACGTCCGGGTGGAAAGCGATCGAGGGCAGGCGGCCCTCCGGGCCTTCGAATGGCGACCGGATGTCATTGCATTGGATTTGGAAGCTCCGGGATTGGATGGGCGCGAGGTGATTCGCCAGCTTCAAAGCCGGCCCCAGACAAGCCGGATCCCCGTGTTGGTCCTGTCCGGCGGCGGCGTACCCATTGAGCTGTTGACGGGGGAGAAAGACCGTTTTATTCAAAAGCCCCGGGTTTTGGAGGGGGTCGTGGACAGCCTCCGCCGATTGACGTCCGAGCGCCCCCGCTAA
- the atpG gene encoding ATP synthase F1 subunit gamma, translated as MASLRELRRKVKSVKSTQQITKAMKMVAAARLRRGQARILGARPFANKMAGMLADVLWQVADVNQDGVLTADELTHPLLKGAPAGPRGVLLISADRGLCGAFNTNLIKKTLEFLRNNDGREVRLFCVGRKGRDYFRRVGVALGGEYVGVFSQLGYATAEVIGQDLIKFFTEGGAADVTLLYTEFKSAIQQNVVVSPLLPLAPPARPMATRWEAPFIYEPERSRLLESLFPRVLKAQIFRALLESYASEMGARMTAMENASKNAKELIAGLTLTANKIRQAAITKEISELVGGAEALN; from the coding sequence ATGGCGTCCCTCCGGGAGCTCCGGCGCAAGGTCAAAAGCGTCAAGTCGACGCAGCAGATCACCAAGGCCATGAAGATGGTGGCCGCGGCCCGTCTGCGCCGGGGGCAGGCCCGCATCCTGGGAGCCCGTCCCTTCGCCAACAAGATGGCGGGGATGCTGGCCGACGTCCTGTGGCAGGTGGCCGACGTGAATCAGGACGGCGTGCTCACGGCCGACGAATTGACGCACCCGCTCTTAAAGGGCGCCCCCGCCGGACCCCGGGGGGTTTTGTTGATCTCGGCGGACCGGGGGCTTTGCGGCGCCTTCAACACGAATTTGATCAAGAAAACCTTGGAGTTTTTGCGAAACAACGACGGGCGGGAGGTGCGCCTTTTTTGCGTGGGCCGAAAGGGCCGGGATTATTTCCGCCGGGTCGGCGTGGCCCTGGGGGGAGAGTACGTCGGGGTGTTCAGCCAATTGGGTTACGCCACGGCGGAAGTCATCGGCCAGGACCTCATTAAGTTTTTCACGGAGGGGGGCGCGGCGGACGTGACTCTCCTCTACACGGAATTCAAATCCGCCATTCAGCAAAACGTGGTCGTATCGCCGCTTCTCCCCCTGGCACCGCCGGCGCGGCCCATGGCGACCCGCTGGGAGGCGCCTTTCATCTATGAGCCGGAGCGGTCGCGCCTTCTGGAGTCCCTCTTTCCCCGGGTGCTTAAAGCTCAGATTTTCCGGGCCCTCCTGGAATCCTACGCGTCCGAAATGGGCGCCCGCATGACCGCCATGGAAAACGCGTCCAAAAACGCGAAAGAATTGATCGCCGGGCTGACGCTCACGGCCAACAAAATCCGCCAAGCGGCCATCACCAAGGAAATTTCAGAATTGGTGGGCGGCGCGGAAGCGTTGAACTAG